Part of the Puniceicoccaceae bacterium genome is shown below.
CTCGATATTCGGGTGGGTACGACAACGCAGTTGCAGGCTGGATTCGAATTCGACTTCTGAAAACCGGGCGGGGCTGATCGCACGTTCAACCCGTCCGACTCACCGTGGAGTTTCTCAGAAAAGTGAGATCCCAAAACGTTTCCCAATCAAGGCAGTCAGTGCAAAACAGGTGAATGTGAGCAGGATGCCCGCTCCGAGGCTCCATCCGAATGCCACACCTTTTTTGAGCAGGTAGGGCATCAGCAGGAACATGGGCAGCGTGGGCAGTACGAACCAGAAGGTGTAGAGCGCATGATTTGCGATCTTTTCGGTTCCCTGTTTTTCGACATAGAGCCAGATCATCACCATCACGGTGACCAAGGGGAGGGAGGAGATGAGCGCACCGATGCGATCAGATCGCTTGGCAACTTCTGTGACAATGACGATAATCAAGGCGGTGACTGCGTATTTGGTGGCTAGGAATAACATGGTGATCGATGGTGTTGGGTTTATTGGCGACTGAAAGACTGGTTTGGGAAAGGTTCGCGCAGTTGATCCCATTTGGCGGCCATGCGCAGCATGGAGGGTTCACTTGTGAATGAACTGAGATCGGGCAGGTCGACCCACGCAAGTGCA
Proteins encoded:
- a CDS encoding DUF3147 family protein; translated protein: MLFLATKYAVTALIIVIVTEVAKRSDRIGALISSLPLVTVMVMIWLYVEKQGTEKIANHALYTFWFVLPTLPMFLLMPYLLKKGVAFGWSLGAGILLTFTCFALTALIGKRFGISLF